A region of Culicoides brevitarsis isolate CSIRO-B50_1 chromosome 1, AGI_CSIRO_Cbre_v1, whole genome shotgun sequence DNA encodes the following proteins:
- the LOC134828158 gene encoding sodium/potassium/calcium exchanger 4 isoform X2, with the protein MEVDWENITLVYGGNCTQPAIDDFPKDLFTEEQRRQGFVLLHVLGSLYLFVALAVVCDKYFVPAVEKICHALNMSNDVAGATFMAAATSAPELFVNVIGTFITEGDIGLGTIVGSAVFNIFGVAGCCGIGAGMIVPLDWWPLTRDCLAYGMTVSILIYIIHDERVEWYEALILVLLYFVYIAIMYYDKTIQKYAREMIEQGQPLKQDPTNPQHNGSLKSLPRIEEPTSSTKNEPASSSDIKTVPKPEKEVTQDELAVKQPYLGASSVDLSHGEDEYKLLTFPKGKWWFTQLSWVLTWPIYLVFYFTIPDCEKPKLKKWFALTFIMCIIWIGSLSYLVAWFITVVGDTLRIPDSVMGITFLAAGTSVPEAVSSVIVAKQGHGSMGISNSIGSNTFDILLCLGLPWLIKSAFVPIKQGQHWVGINSYGLQYSAISLLGTLLLLYVAFYLNKFRLDRRVGNACLIMYAIFLISASLIEMNVFFTVNLPTCGR; encoded by the exons GTGGAAATTGCACACAACCCGCAATCGACGACTTCCCCAAAGATCTTTTCACAGAGGAGCAGCGACGACAAGGTTTCGTCTTGCTGCATGTGCTCGGAAGCCTGTATCTTTTCGTTGCCTTGGCTGTGGTTtgtgataaatattttgtacctgcagtggaaaaaatttgtcatgcaCTCAATATGTCAAATGATGTCGCGGGAGCAACGTTCATGGCAGCAGCAACTTCTGCGCCAGAGCTTTTTGTGAACGTTATCGGGACATTTATCACTGAAGGTGACATAGGATTGGGAACAATTGTTGGAAGTGcggtttttaatattttcgggGTGGCGGGATGTTGTGGAATCGGAGCCGGTATGATTGTCCCGCTAGATTGGTGGCCCTTGACAAGAGATTGTCTTGCGTATGGCATGACAGtgtcaattttaatatacatCATTCATGATGAACGCGTCGAATGGTATGAAGCATTGATTCTTGTCCTGCTGTATTTTGTCTATATTGCCATCATGTACTACGATAAAACGATACAAAAATATGCGAGAG AAATGATTGAACAAGGTCAACCATTGAAACAAGACCCAACGAATCCCCAACACAATGGCAGTCTGAAGAGCCTGCCACGAATAGAAGAGCCTACGTCAAGTACGAAAAACGAGCCCGCATCATCTTCCGACATCAAAACGGTTCCCAAACCCGAAAAAGAAGTAACACAAGACGAATTGGCGGTAAAACAACCGTATCTCGGTGCATCGTCTGTCGATTTGAGTCATGGCGAAGATGAATACAAGCTCCTTACATTTCCAAAAGGCAAGTGGTGGTTCACACAGCTGTCTTGGGTCTTAACTTGGCCAATTTACCTTGTTTTCTACTTCACCATTCCTGATTGCGAAAaaccaaaattgaaaaaatggtTTGCATTAACGTTCATTATGTGCATCATTTGGATCGGATCGTTGTCTTATCTGGTAGCGTGGTTTATAACTGTCGTTG GTGACACTTTGAGAATTCCTGATTCAGTAATGGGTATAACGTTCCTGGCTGCGGGCACAAGCGTGCCTGAAGCTGTTTCGAGTGTCATTGTTGCAAAGCAAG GTCACGGCTCCATGGGAATTAGTAACTCGATCGGATCAAACACCTTTGATATTTTGCTATGCCTTGGTTTGCCATGGCTAATCAAATCTGCCTTTGTTCCGATTAAACAAGGACAACATTGGGTGGGAATTAACTCTTATGGCCTCCAATACTCGGCGATTTCGTTACTTGGAACACTCCTTCTTTTGTACGTCGCCTTCTACTTGAACAAATTTCGACTGGATCGTCGAGTTGGAAATGCTTGTTTGATAATGTACGCCATTTTCCTGATTTCCGCAAGTTTGATCGAAATGAATGTCTTCTTTACCGTCAATTTACCGACATGCGGACGATGA
- the LOC134828158 gene encoding sodium/potassium/calcium exchanger 4 isoform X1: MEVDWENITLVYGGNCTQPAIDDFPKDLFTEEQRRQGFVLLHVLGSLYLFVALAVVCDKYFVPAVEKICHALNMSNDVAGATFMAAATSAPELFVNVIGTFITEGDIGLGTIVGSAVFNIFGVAGCCGIGAGMIVPLDWWPLTRDCLAYGMTVSILIYIIHDERVEWYEALILVLLYFVYIAIMYYDKTIQKYARGGVRHAQKRRSHDDTLCCSFKSKSKAKELEMIEQGQPLKQDPTNPQHNGSLKSLPRIEEPTSSTKNEPASSSDIKTVPKPEKEVTQDELAVKQPYLGASSVDLSHGEDEYKLLTFPKGKWWFTQLSWVLTWPIYLVFYFTIPDCEKPKLKKWFALTFIMCIIWIGSLSYLVAWFITVVGDTLRIPDSVMGITFLAAGTSVPEAVSSVIVAKQGHGSMGISNSIGSNTFDILLCLGLPWLIKSAFVPIKQGQHWVGINSYGLQYSAISLLGTLLLLYVAFYLNKFRLDRRVGNACLIMYAIFLISASLIEMNVFFTVNLPTCGR; this comes from the exons GTGGAAATTGCACACAACCCGCAATCGACGACTTCCCCAAAGATCTTTTCACAGAGGAGCAGCGACGACAAGGTTTCGTCTTGCTGCATGTGCTCGGAAGCCTGTATCTTTTCGTTGCCTTGGCTGTGGTTtgtgataaatattttgtacctgcagtggaaaaaatttgtcatgcaCTCAATATGTCAAATGATGTCGCGGGAGCAACGTTCATGGCAGCAGCAACTTCTGCGCCAGAGCTTTTTGTGAACGTTATCGGGACATTTATCACTGAAGGTGACATAGGATTGGGAACAATTGTTGGAAGTGcggtttttaatattttcgggGTGGCGGGATGTTGTGGAATCGGAGCCGGTATGATTGTCCCGCTAGATTGGTGGCCCTTGACAAGAGATTGTCTTGCGTATGGCATGACAGtgtcaattttaatatacatCATTCATGATGAACGCGTCGAATGGTATGAAGCATTGATTCTTGTCCTGCTGTATTTTGTCTATATTGCCATCATGTACTACGATAAAACGATACAAAAATATGCGAGAG GTGGTGTTCGGCATGCACAAAAACGTAGATCACACGACGACACTCTTTGTTGtagttttaagtcaaaatccaaAGCAAAGGAATTAG AAATGATTGAACAAGGTCAACCATTGAAACAAGACCCAACGAATCCCCAACACAATGGCAGTCTGAAGAGCCTGCCACGAATAGAAGAGCCTACGTCAAGTACGAAAAACGAGCCCGCATCATCTTCCGACATCAAAACGGTTCCCAAACCCGAAAAAGAAGTAACACAAGACGAATTGGCGGTAAAACAACCGTATCTCGGTGCATCGTCTGTCGATTTGAGTCATGGCGAAGATGAATACAAGCTCCTTACATTTCCAAAAGGCAAGTGGTGGTTCACACAGCTGTCTTGGGTCTTAACTTGGCCAATTTACCTTGTTTTCTACTTCACCATTCCTGATTGCGAAAaaccaaaattgaaaaaatggtTTGCATTAACGTTCATTATGTGCATCATTTGGATCGGATCGTTGTCTTATCTGGTAGCGTGGTTTATAACTGTCGTTG GTGACACTTTGAGAATTCCTGATTCAGTAATGGGTATAACGTTCCTGGCTGCGGGCACAAGCGTGCCTGAAGCTGTTTCGAGTGTCATTGTTGCAAAGCAAG GTCACGGCTCCATGGGAATTAGTAACTCGATCGGATCAAACACCTTTGATATTTTGCTATGCCTTGGTTTGCCATGGCTAATCAAATCTGCCTTTGTTCCGATTAAACAAGGACAACATTGGGTGGGAATTAACTCTTATGGCCTCCAATACTCGGCGATTTCGTTACTTGGAACACTCCTTCTTTTGTACGTCGCCTTCTACTTGAACAAATTTCGACTGGATCGTCGAGTTGGAAATGCTTGTTTGATAATGTACGCCATTTTCCTGATTTCCGCAAGTTTGATCGAAATGAATGTCTTCTTTACCGTCAATTTACCGACATGCGGACGATGA
- the LOC134828157 gene encoding sodium/potassium/calcium exchanger Nckx30C-like, with protein MSNTIILQLNLIFINQPKNSRSEINFRKLLPMLSVFLLVLSSNFVACDNENYTDKDRERLLHSYHNIVIKSEIESSNITGILPFLGGFYHTVYHALNNSELVREEDCEPPSAINDFPGTIFPEDSLLKGAVIFHILAAIYFLSLLAVVCGSYFIPSVECICEDLHLSTDVAAATFMATATTMPEFFTNTISTFVTDSDLGIGAIIGSMLFNTLGVSGLAALASRKSISIEWWSISRDALLFAIHISLLVAFAFDGVIVWYEATVFVILYVVYFTIMFQNKRISKYVKPFLEKNLFCFRKTKIYDIDHVQDVTVNSDSGIFDKETSNSPTFSHTNSEIRYKSNDNGCVNKAYTKTEDENTSTGDPEKPFSGHLPVVGPHIIEDEDLDDMTLWKLPWGRGSLKWFLWIYSWPIRCFCTCLIPNPKTYRSLYPLTFIMCMIVLAANSYMVVWMVTVIGFTFKIPESVMGLTFLAAGGCLPEAFSAVIMARKGDGALGISNSLGSNSLAVLFSLGFPWFLRIMVDKIKGEAGNVIIYNNGLEFTIIILLLALTSLYIIISCTGFRLTRTVGFILLFFYTVFVTIGILMNMGLLFSFIGGPISGEC; from the exons atgagcaatacaataattttacaattaaatctGATTTTCATAAATCAACCAAAGAATAGCAGAAGTGAAATAAATTTCCGGAAATTATTGCCAATGTTAAGTGTTTTCCTACTAGTATTATCCAGTAATTTTGTCGCTTGTGATAACG aaaatTACACAGATAAAGATAGAGAGCGACTACTTCATAGTTACCATAACATTgtgataaaaagtgaaattgaaAGTAGCAATATAACGGGTATCTTGCCGTTTCTTGGGGGTTTTTATCACACGGTGTACCATGCACTGAACAATAGTGAGCTCGTGCGAGAAGAAGACTGTGAACCACCTTCCGCAATAAACGACTTTCCAGGAACGATTTTTCCAG aggatTCCCTTTTAAAAGGAGCTGtgatatttcatattttggcaGCGATATATTTCTTATCGCTCCTTGCAGTGGTTTGTGGAAGTTATTTCATACCCTCAGTCGAATGCATCTGCGAGGATTTACATCTTTCCACA GATGTGGCTGCAGCTACCTTCATGGCAACCGCAACCACGATGccagaattttttacaaatactaTCAGTACCTTCGTAACGGACTCTGATTTGGGTATTGGAGCCATCATTGGTAGTATGCTTTTTAACACGTTAGGCGTGTCGGGATTAGCTGCTTTGGCGTCACGAAAA TCTATCTCAATAGAATGGTGGTCCATATCACGCGATGCCCTCCTTTTTGCCATCCATATATCATTACTTGTTGCCTTCGCCTTTGACGGAGTGATTGTGTGGTATGAAGCGACagtatttgttattttgtatgTCGTTTACTTCACCATCATgttccaaaacaaaagaataTCGAAATATGTGAAGCCTTTTCTGGAGAAAAATCTTTTCTGTTTTAGGAAGACGAAAATTTATG ACATCGATCACGTTCAAGATGTGACCGTAAATAGCGATTCTGGCATTTTTGACAAGGAAACATCCAACAGTCCAACGTTTAGTCACACAAACTCCGAAATAAGGTACAAAAGCAACGATAATGGCTGCGTAAATAAGGCTTACACAAAAACAGAAGATGAAAACACATCAACAGGTGATCCAGAAAAACCTTTTAGTGGTCATTTGCCAGTCGTTGGACCTCACATCATCGAAGACGAGGATTTAGATGACATGACTTTATGGAAACTTCCATGGGGACGTGGATCGTTGAAG tggtTTTTATGGATCTACTCGTGGCCGATTCGGTGTTTCTGTACATGTTTAATTCCAAATCCCAAAACTTATAGAAGTTTATATCCTCTAACATTCATTATGTGCATGATAGTATTAGCAGCAAACTCTTATatg GTTGTATGGATGGTAACCGTTATTggatttacttttaaaataccAGAATCTGTAATGGGACTGACATTCTTAGCGGCTGGAGGATGTTTGCCAGAAGCCTTTTCAGCAGTTATCATGGCAAGAAAAG GCGATGGAGCACTTGGGATCTCAAACTCGCTAGGTTCAAATTCCTTGGCTGTTCTTTTCTCTCTTGGTTTTCCGTGGTTCCTGAGAATAATGGTTGACAAAATTAAAGGCGAAGCAGGAAACGTCATTATTTATAACAATGGCTTGGAGTTTACTATCATCATACTTCTGCTTGCCTTAACATCCCTCTATATAATAATTTCCTGTACCGGTTTTCGTTTAACACGAACAGTCGGTTTCATACTTCTCTTTTTCTACACAGTTTTTGTCACAATTGGCATTTTGATGAACATGGGACTCCTCTTTTCGTTCATTGGAGGTCCCATTAGCGGCGAGTGCTAA
- the LOC134837751 gene encoding transcription elongation regulator 1 isoform X1, which translates to MENGCTPTEAAMNDNEVDDQSSNSAVEQSSPDQHHVAVQQPMHAQQMPPHVMPIQQQQQQQQHQHPPQQFPPQQFPPAQRFGPPQGMPQGPPRPMGPNNELWIETKTEEGKSYYYHSITRQTTWSRPTGPNVQVMTQAEVENLQKQQMQKREPVGMPGMPGMGPPQGQMPPFGAPPFFSGPPPFMMPPPNFQQPAPQQAFPWGNIHPQQWLAIKAKDVDAEIDPQLLARAAEWTEHKAPDGRPYYYNASKNESVWEKPEVMRQVEEMKAAAANRPKQPTVMNPVSDKDKVQNNALSFDSLGNANFSPTKAKAEEEERKKKLEAEKRKKEQEEKAKKPQDKSRPISSTPIAGTPWCVVWTGDGRVFFYNPSTRTSLWERPPELANRPDVDKAIKTLPEALLTTSGFKSDTKTEESNKVQEAIKQSKKRSDTESSDSEPELNNSINKKIKLGKTFEKFSISKQDFSKISIFLEETKLPSANNNTANNEKEEVMDAEMKAAKERATVPLEQRVKQFKEMLREKDVSAFSTWEKELHKIVFDPRYLLLTSRERKQVFERYVKDRAEEERREKRNKLRQKREDFRTLMENANLHGKSSFDDFAKKYSKDEHFRAIEKMRERESLFNEYIVEVRKREKEDKHQKKEQIRKDFFDLLRENDIDRHQRWSDVKKKIDDKDSRYKAVGDSITREDYFHDYCKMLKDEKKKREKEKKKSNKDKDRKEESTKKRRSSERSTGDKDSGEKEDNKTGKEDKDADDDEDHKSDTDKEDGEHPGTDNEEEPVPEKRMKRTAEEAIKDREMEVQKALASQMRFLDKERENHKRDEAVRVFNALLVDLVKTDVTWKESKKALKKDSRYDMADMLSREEKETLFEEHINTLSKKKRDKFREMLEELPQFSLTSSWKEIKRLIRDDPRYLKFNSSEKCEREFRDYVKDKTMLAKTSFRELLSETKLITHKSYEMVRENPNHLKEIEEILKNDKRYLDLDHLHHERSSILNNYLEDLMKRGPPPPPTATNRN; encoded by the exons ATGGAGAACGGATGCACGCCAACAGAAGCGGCCATGAATGACAATGAAGTGGATGACCAATCGAGCAATTc TGCCGTGGAACAATCTTCGCCGGACCAGCATCATGTAGCGGTGCAGCAGCCAATGCACGCCCAACAAATGCCTCCTCATGTAATGCCGAttcagcaacagcagcagcagcaacaacatcaACATCCGCCGCAGCAATTTCCTCCCCAGCAATTTCCGCCAGCTCAACGTTTCGGACCGCCACAAGGCATGCCGCAAGGACCACCTCGCCCCATGGGACCAAATAACGAGCTCTGGATCGAAACAAAGACGGAAGAGGGTAAAAGCTACTACTACCACTCGATTACGCGACAAACAACTTGGTCTCGGCCCACGGGACCGAATGTTCAGGTAATGACGCAAGCTGAAGTAGAAAATTTACAGAAACAACAGATGCAGAAACGCGAACCCGTTGGCATGCCAGGAATGCCGGGAATGGGACCACCGCAAGGACAAATGCCGCCATTCGGAGCTCCACCATTCTTCAGCGGACCGCCGCCATTCATGATGCCACCACCGAATTTTCAACAACCAGCT cccCAACAAGCTTTCCCCTGGGGAAATATCCATCCGCAACAATGGCTAGCGATCAAAGCAAAGGACGTTGATGCCGAAATTGACCCTCAATTGTTGGCACGTGCAGCAGAATGGACCGAACATAAGGCACCAGATGGACGTCCTTATTATTACAACGCATCCAAGAACGAGTCTGTGTGGGAAAAACCCGAGGTCATGAGACAAGTTGAAG aaatGAAAGCTGCAGCAGCAAATCGCCCAAAGCAACCAACAGTCATGAATCCCGTATCGGATAAAGACAAAGTTCAGAACAATGCTCTTTCCTTTGATTCTTTAGGTAATGCAAACTTTAGTCCGACAAAAGCCAAAGCCGAGGAAGAAGAGCGCAAGAAAAAACTTGAAGCTGAAAAGCGCAAAAAAGAGCAAGAAGAAAAGGCGAAAAAGCCTCAAGATAAAAGTCGACCAATATCATCAACGCCAATTGCTGGAACTCCGTG GTGCGTTGTTTGGACTGGAGATGGTCGTGTCTTTTTCTACAACCCATCAACTCGTACATCGTTGTGGGAAAGACCTCCAGAGCTCGCTAATCGTCCAGATGTTGATAAAGCGATAAAAACTCTACCGGAAGCTCTGTTAACAACATCTGGCTTCAAATCTGACACAAAGACGGAAGAATCTAACAAGGTTCAAGAAGCTatcaaacaaagcaaaaaacggTCAGACACCGAATCCAGTGACAGTGAACCGGAActcaataattcaattaataaaaaaattaaattgggtaagactttcgaaaaatttagtatttcaaaacaagatttttcaaaaatttccatttttttagaagaaacaaAACTACCATCCGCCAATAACAACACAGCAAACAATGAAAAGGAAGAAGTGATGGATGCTGAGATGAAAGCAGCGAAAGAACGAGCTACTGTGCCATTGGAACAACGAGTCAAGCAGTTTAAAGAAATGTTGCGAGAAAAGGACGTGTCGGCATTTAGCACGTGGGAAAAAGAACTTCACAAAATCGTGTTTGACCCAAGGTATTTGCTGTTGACATCTCGTGAGCGCAAACAGGTCTTCGAAAGGTATGTAAAAGATAGGGCTGAAGAGGAACGACGTGAAAAGCGGAACAAACTCCGGCAGAAACGAGAAGACTTTCGCACGCTCATGGAGAACGCCAACCTGCATGGAAA atcgtcctttgatgattttgccaaaaaatactCGAAAGACGAGCATTTCAGGGCAATTGAGAAAATGCGAGAGCGAGAAAGTCTCTTCAACGAGTACATTGTGGAGGTACGGAAACGTGAAAAGGAGGATAAGCACCAAAAGAAGGAGCAG ATACGCAAAGACTTTTTCGACTTGCTTCGAGAAAATGACATCGATCGGCACCAACGCTGGTCCGACGTCAAGAAGAAGATTGATGACAAAGACTCTCGTTACAAAGCAGTTGGCGACTCGATCACGCGCGAAGACTACTTTCATGACTACTGTAAAATGCTGAAAGATGAAAAGAAGAAACGC gagaaagaaaagaaaaagtcgAACAAAGATAAAGATCGCAAAGAAGAGTCGACGAAGAAACGGCGGTCCAGTGAAAGATCGACGGGAGATAAGGATTCGGGAGAAAAGGAGGATAACAAAACAGGTAAAGAAGACAAGGATGCGGACGATGACGAGGATCACAAGTCAGATACGGATAAAGAAGATGGTGAGCATCCTGGTACTGATAACGAAGAAGAACCTGTTCCAGAGAAACGGATGAAGCGGACGGCCGAAGAGGCCATCAAAGATCGCGAAATGGAAGTTCAGAAAGCGCTCGCCTCGCAAATGCGTTTCCTTGACAAGGAACGTGAAAATCACAAACGTGACGAAGCAGTACGCGTTTTTAACGCTCTGCTCGTCGATTTAGTCAAAACCGATGTCACATGGAAGGAATCTAAAAAGGCTCTTAAGAAGGACAGTCGTTACGACATGGCAGACATGCTGAGTCGCGAAGAGAAAGAAACCTTGTTTGAGGAGCACATTAACACtctttcgaagaaaaaacgtGACAAATTCCGCGAAATGCTAGAAGAATTGCCCCAATTCTCACTAACGAGCTCTTGGAAGGAAATTAAGAGACTCATAAGAGATGATCCACGTTACTTGAAGTTCAATAGTAGTgagaag TGCGAACGTGAGTTCCGTGACTATGTCAAAGACAAGACGATGCTTGCAAAGACCTCATTCAGGGAATTGCTGTCAGAGACAAAACTCATCACGCACAAGTCGTACGAAATGGTGAGAGAGAATCCGAATCACTTGAAAGAAATTGAGGAAATATTAAAGAATGACAAAAG atATTTGGATTTGGATCACTTGCATCACGAGCGCTCATCGATTCTGAACAACTACTTGGAAGATTTGATGAAACGAGGACCTCCTCCGCCGCCAACAGCGACAAATCGCAACTAG
- the LOC134837751 gene encoding transcription elongation regulator 1 isoform X2: MENGCTPTEAAMNDNEVDDQSSNSAVEQSSPDQHHVAVQQPMHAQQMPPHVMPIQQQQQQQQHQHPPQQFPPQQFPPAQRFGPPQGMPQGPPRPMGPNNELWIETKTEEGKSYYYHSITRQTTWSRPTGPNVQVMTQAEVENLQKQQMQKREPVGMPGMPGMGPPQGQMPPFGAPPFFSGPPPFMMPPPNFQQPAPQQAFPWGNIHPQQWLAIKAKDVDAEIDPQLLARAAEWTEHKAPDGRPYYYNASKNESVWEKPEVMRQVEEMKAAAANRPKQPTVMNPVSDKDKVQNNALSFDSLGNANFSPTKAKAEEEERKKKLEAEKRKKEQEEKAKKPQDKSRPISSTPIAGTPWCVVWTGDGRVFFYNPSTRTSLWERPPELANRPDVDKAIKTLPEALLTTSGFKSDTKTEESNKVQEAIKQSKKRSDTESSDSEPELNNSINKKIKLEETKLPSANNNTANNEKEEVMDAEMKAAKERATVPLEQRVKQFKEMLREKDVSAFSTWEKELHKIVFDPRYLLLTSRERKQVFERYVKDRAEEERREKRNKLRQKREDFRTLMENANLHGKSSFDDFAKKYSKDEHFRAIEKMRERESLFNEYIVEVRKREKEDKHQKKEQIRKDFFDLLRENDIDRHQRWSDVKKKIDDKDSRYKAVGDSITREDYFHDYCKMLKDEKKKREKEKKKSNKDKDRKEESTKKRRSSERSTGDKDSGEKEDNKTGKEDKDADDDEDHKSDTDKEDGEHPGTDNEEEPVPEKRMKRTAEEAIKDREMEVQKALASQMRFLDKERENHKRDEAVRVFNALLVDLVKTDVTWKESKKALKKDSRYDMADMLSREEKETLFEEHINTLSKKKRDKFREMLEELPQFSLTSSWKEIKRLIRDDPRYLKFNSSEKCEREFRDYVKDKTMLAKTSFRELLSETKLITHKSYEMVRENPNHLKEIEEILKNDKRYLDLDHLHHERSSILNNYLEDLMKRGPPPPPTATNRN; this comes from the exons ATGGAGAACGGATGCACGCCAACAGAAGCGGCCATGAATGACAATGAAGTGGATGACCAATCGAGCAATTc TGCCGTGGAACAATCTTCGCCGGACCAGCATCATGTAGCGGTGCAGCAGCCAATGCACGCCCAACAAATGCCTCCTCATGTAATGCCGAttcagcaacagcagcagcagcaacaacatcaACATCCGCCGCAGCAATTTCCTCCCCAGCAATTTCCGCCAGCTCAACGTTTCGGACCGCCACAAGGCATGCCGCAAGGACCACCTCGCCCCATGGGACCAAATAACGAGCTCTGGATCGAAACAAAGACGGAAGAGGGTAAAAGCTACTACTACCACTCGATTACGCGACAAACAACTTGGTCTCGGCCCACGGGACCGAATGTTCAGGTAATGACGCAAGCTGAAGTAGAAAATTTACAGAAACAACAGATGCAGAAACGCGAACCCGTTGGCATGCCAGGAATGCCGGGAATGGGACCACCGCAAGGACAAATGCCGCCATTCGGAGCTCCACCATTCTTCAGCGGACCGCCGCCATTCATGATGCCACCACCGAATTTTCAACAACCAGCT cccCAACAAGCTTTCCCCTGGGGAAATATCCATCCGCAACAATGGCTAGCGATCAAAGCAAAGGACGTTGATGCCGAAATTGACCCTCAATTGTTGGCACGTGCAGCAGAATGGACCGAACATAAGGCACCAGATGGACGTCCTTATTATTACAACGCATCCAAGAACGAGTCTGTGTGGGAAAAACCCGAGGTCATGAGACAAGTTGAAG aaatGAAAGCTGCAGCAGCAAATCGCCCAAAGCAACCAACAGTCATGAATCCCGTATCGGATAAAGACAAAGTTCAGAACAATGCTCTTTCCTTTGATTCTTTAGGTAATGCAAACTTTAGTCCGACAAAAGCCAAAGCCGAGGAAGAAGAGCGCAAGAAAAAACTTGAAGCTGAAAAGCGCAAAAAAGAGCAAGAAGAAAAGGCGAAAAAGCCTCAAGATAAAAGTCGACCAATATCATCAACGCCAATTGCTGGAACTCCGTG GTGCGTTGTTTGGACTGGAGATGGTCGTGTCTTTTTCTACAACCCATCAACTCGTACATCGTTGTGGGAAAGACCTCCAGAGCTCGCTAATCGTCCAGATGTTGATAAAGCGATAAAAACTCTACCGGAAGCTCTGTTAACAACATCTGGCTTCAAATCTGACACAAAGACGGAAGAATCTAACAAGGTTCAAGAAGCTatcaaacaaagcaaaaaacggTCAGACACCGAATCCAGTGACAGTGAACCGGAActcaataattcaattaataaaaaaattaaattgg aagaaacaaAACTACCATCCGCCAATAACAACACAGCAAACAATGAAAAGGAAGAAGTGATGGATGCTGAGATGAAAGCAGCGAAAGAACGAGCTACTGTGCCATTGGAACAACGAGTCAAGCAGTTTAAAGAAATGTTGCGAGAAAAGGACGTGTCGGCATTTAGCACGTGGGAAAAAGAACTTCACAAAATCGTGTTTGACCCAAGGTATTTGCTGTTGACATCTCGTGAGCGCAAACAGGTCTTCGAAAGGTATGTAAAAGATAGGGCTGAAGAGGAACGACGTGAAAAGCGGAACAAACTCCGGCAGAAACGAGAAGACTTTCGCACGCTCATGGAGAACGCCAACCTGCATGGAAA atcgtcctttgatgattttgccaaaaaatactCGAAAGACGAGCATTTCAGGGCAATTGAGAAAATGCGAGAGCGAGAAAGTCTCTTCAACGAGTACATTGTGGAGGTACGGAAACGTGAAAAGGAGGATAAGCACCAAAAGAAGGAGCAG ATACGCAAAGACTTTTTCGACTTGCTTCGAGAAAATGACATCGATCGGCACCAACGCTGGTCCGACGTCAAGAAGAAGATTGATGACAAAGACTCTCGTTACAAAGCAGTTGGCGACTCGATCACGCGCGAAGACTACTTTCATGACTACTGTAAAATGCTGAAAGATGAAAAGAAGAAACGC gagaaagaaaagaaaaagtcgAACAAAGATAAAGATCGCAAAGAAGAGTCGACGAAGAAACGGCGGTCCAGTGAAAGATCGACGGGAGATAAGGATTCGGGAGAAAAGGAGGATAACAAAACAGGTAAAGAAGACAAGGATGCGGACGATGACGAGGATCACAAGTCAGATACGGATAAAGAAGATGGTGAGCATCCTGGTACTGATAACGAAGAAGAACCTGTTCCAGAGAAACGGATGAAGCGGACGGCCGAAGAGGCCATCAAAGATCGCGAAATGGAAGTTCAGAAAGCGCTCGCCTCGCAAATGCGTTTCCTTGACAAGGAACGTGAAAATCACAAACGTGACGAAGCAGTACGCGTTTTTAACGCTCTGCTCGTCGATTTAGTCAAAACCGATGTCACATGGAAGGAATCTAAAAAGGCTCTTAAGAAGGACAGTCGTTACGACATGGCAGACATGCTGAGTCGCGAAGAGAAAGAAACCTTGTTTGAGGAGCACATTAACACtctttcgaagaaaaaacgtGACAAATTCCGCGAAATGCTAGAAGAATTGCCCCAATTCTCACTAACGAGCTCTTGGAAGGAAATTAAGAGACTCATAAGAGATGATCCACGTTACTTGAAGTTCAATAGTAGTgagaag TGCGAACGTGAGTTCCGTGACTATGTCAAAGACAAGACGATGCTTGCAAAGACCTCATTCAGGGAATTGCTGTCAGAGACAAAACTCATCACGCACAAGTCGTACGAAATGGTGAGAGAGAATCCGAATCACTTGAAAGAAATTGAGGAAATATTAAAGAATGACAAAAG atATTTGGATTTGGATCACTTGCATCACGAGCGCTCATCGATTCTGAACAACTACTTGGAAGATTTGATGAAACGAGGACCTCCTCCGCCGCCAACAGCGACAAATCGCAACTAG